A stretch of Catenulispora sp. GP43 DNA encodes these proteins:
- a CDS encoding LLM class F420-dependent oxidoreductase — protein sequence MDLRIFTEPQQGADYDTLLAVAKATEDLGFDAFFRSDHYLKMGGGTGEPGPTDAWITLAGLARETSRIKLGTLVSPVTFRLPGPLAITVAQVDAMAGPGRVELGLGTGWFADEHTAYGIPFPDTRFGLLEEQLEVVTGLWNTPDGATYSFKGEHYALEESPALPKPVTKPHPPIIIGGGGPKRTPRLAARYASEYNAAFRPVDDSEKLFATVREAVNANGRSPESMTYSAALVACVGRDEAEFAKRAAAIGREPAELRENGLAGTPAEVVDKIGRYAGIGAQRLYLQILDLSDLDHVELIASEVMGRL from the coding sequence ATGGACTTGCGCATCTTCACCGAGCCGCAGCAGGGTGCCGACTACGACACCCTCCTGGCCGTCGCCAAAGCCACCGAGGACCTGGGCTTCGACGCGTTCTTCCGCTCCGACCACTACCTGAAGATGGGCGGCGGCACCGGCGAGCCCGGCCCCACCGACGCCTGGATCACCCTGGCCGGCCTGGCCCGCGAGACCAGCCGCATCAAGCTCGGCACCCTGGTCAGCCCGGTCACCTTCCGGCTGCCCGGCCCGCTGGCCATCACCGTCGCGCAGGTCGACGCCATGGCCGGCCCGGGCCGGGTGGAGCTGGGCCTGGGCACCGGCTGGTTCGCCGACGAGCACACCGCCTACGGCATCCCCTTCCCGGACACGCGCTTCGGCCTGCTGGAGGAGCAGCTGGAGGTCGTCACCGGGCTGTGGAACACCCCCGACGGCGCGACCTACAGCTTCAAGGGCGAGCACTACGCCCTGGAAGAATCCCCGGCGCTGCCGAAGCCCGTCACCAAGCCGCATCCGCCGATCATCATCGGCGGCGGCGGTCCCAAGCGCACCCCGCGCCTGGCCGCGCGCTACGCCAGCGAGTACAACGCCGCCTTCCGCCCCGTGGACGACAGCGAGAAGCTGTTCGCCACGGTCCGTGAGGCCGTCAACGCCAACGGCCGCTCCCCGGAGTCGATGACGTACTCCGCCGCGCTGGTCGCCTGCGTCGGCCGTGACGAGGCCGAGTTCGCCAAGCGCGCCGCCGCCATCGGCCGCGAGCCGGCCGAGCTGCGGGAGAACGGCCTGGCCGGCACGCCGGCGGAGGTCGTGGACAAGATCGGGCGCTACGCCGGCATCGGGGCCCAGCGGCTGTACCTGCAGATCCTCGACCTGTCCGACCTGGACCACGTGGAGCTCATCGCCTCCGAGGTCATGGGCCGGTTGTAG
- a CDS encoding acyl-CoA synthetase translates to MTAQNAWHPSADQSIARRSTLADLLRRSAARDPGKLALVFGGVRQTFAELDATVSRAANALAARGIRRGDRVLLLAHNSHGFVVAYFALARLGAVSVPVNFMLGAEEIAYVLGHSGAVAVIAEDALADTADRAWQAAGAVPVLKAAIGTGRGAPEGWLDFEAGYQDAGTNEHEPDAPVTDDDPVQIMYTSGTESRPKGAVMSTRNLTAQYTSAIVSGDMSADDIEVHALPLYHCAQLHCFLTPDIQLGATSIVLPGADPATILRTIEQEGATKFFCPPTVWIALLRHPDFDSRDLSTLRKGYYGAAAMPVEVLAELRRRLPDLRLYNFYGQTEMSPVATVLGPGDQERKPGSAGRAALNVETRVVDDDGDEVPRGEVGEIVHRGPHTMLGYWDDPERTAEAFRGGWFHSGDLGVMDDEGYLRVVDRKKDMIKTGGENVASREVEETVYQHPAVAEVAVFGVPDPYWIEMVCAAVVVKPGERLEPADVVEFCRARLAGFKTPKKVVIVPALPKNPSGKVLKRELRETHAS, encoded by the coding sequence ATGACGGCCCAGAACGCGTGGCACCCCAGCGCCGACCAGTCCATCGCGCGCCGCAGTACGCTCGCCGACCTGCTGCGCCGCAGCGCCGCCCGCGATCCCGGCAAGCTCGCGCTGGTCTTCGGCGGCGTCCGGCAGACCTTCGCCGAGCTCGACGCGACCGTGAGCCGGGCCGCGAACGCCCTGGCCGCCCGCGGCATCCGGCGCGGCGACCGGGTCCTGCTCCTGGCGCACAACTCGCACGGCTTCGTGGTCGCCTACTTCGCGCTGGCGCGGCTCGGGGCGGTCTCCGTGCCGGTGAACTTCATGCTCGGGGCCGAGGAGATCGCCTACGTCCTCGGGCATTCCGGGGCCGTCGCCGTCATCGCCGAGGACGCGCTCGCCGACACTGCTGACCGGGCCTGGCAGGCGGCCGGGGCGGTGCCGGTACTCAAAGCCGCCATCGGTACCGGTAGGGGTGCCCCCGAAGGCTGGCTCGACTTCGAGGCCGGGTATCAGGACGCCGGCACCAACGAGCACGAGCCCGACGCCCCGGTCACCGACGACGACCCCGTCCAGATCATGTACACCTCCGGCACGGAGTCCCGCCCCAAGGGCGCCGTCATGTCCACCCGCAACCTGACCGCCCAGTACACCAGCGCCATCGTCTCCGGCGACATGTCCGCCGACGACATCGAAGTCCACGCCCTGCCGCTCTACCACTGCGCGCAGCTCCACTGCTTCCTCACCCCGGACATCCAGCTCGGCGCCACCAGCATCGTCCTGCCCGGCGCCGACCCGGCGACGATCCTGCGCACCATCGAGCAGGAGGGCGCGACCAAGTTCTTCTGCCCGCCGACCGTCTGGATCGCGTTGCTGCGCCATCCCGACTTCGACAGCCGCGACCTCAGCACTCTGCGCAAGGGCTACTACGGCGCCGCCGCGATGCCCGTCGAAGTCCTGGCCGAACTGCGCCGACGCCTTCCCGACCTGCGGCTTTACAACTTCTACGGCCAGACGGAGATGTCTCCGGTGGCCACCGTCCTCGGCCCCGGCGACCAGGAACGCAAGCCGGGCTCGGCGGGCCGCGCCGCGCTCAACGTCGAGACCCGCGTGGTCGACGACGACGGCGACGAGGTCCCGCGCGGCGAGGTCGGGGAGATCGTGCACCGCGGTCCGCACACCATGCTCGGCTACTGGGACGACCCCGAGCGCACCGCCGAAGCCTTCCGCGGCGGCTGGTTCCACAGCGGCGACCTCGGTGTCATGGACGACGAGGGCTACCTGCGCGTCGTGGACCGCAAGAAGGACATGATCAAGACCGGCGGCGAGAACGTCGCCAGCCGCGAGGTCGAGGAGACCGTCTACCAGCACCCCGCCGTCGCCGAGGTCGCGGTGTTCGGCGTGCCGGACCCGTACTGGATCGAGATGGTGTGCGCGGCGGTGGTCGTGAAGCCGGGGGAGCGGCTGGAGCCCGCGGACGTCGTCGAGTTCTGCCGGGCGCGGCTGGCCGGGTTCAAGACGCCCAAGAAGGTGGTCATCGTCCCCGCGCTGCCGAAGAACCCCTCGGGCAAGGTCCTCAAGCGCGAGCTGCGGGAGACTCACGCGAGCTGA
- a CDS encoding sugar ABC transporter substrate-binding protein: MRKAILAITALGAAVALSAAGCSSSKSSSSSSTTGGGSSTTAASGSSSSGTPHYTNNKVGILLPDTNSSPRWVNSDPNELKTQCASYGLTCDIQNANGSATTQTTQAQSMLNEGVGVLMIVNLDSGSAKAIEAQAQAKGVVTIDYDRLTLGGSAQYYVSFDNVAVGKAQGTALTKCSQVQGKTAVKYVEEDGAATDNNATLFKQGYDSVLSTQAGWTQAGDQSGNWDNPAGTAQSTFQKLLQGAPNLNAVMVANDEMANAVITVLKQQGLNGKVAVSGQDATATGLQNILTGDQCFTIYKPVKGEADVAVKLASQILSGQKPQAPSTVHDPTGNRDVPSYLATPVVVDKTNITLPFTDGYQKASDVCTGNFAALCATAGIK; this comes from the coding sequence ATGCGTAAGGCGATCCTCGCTATCACCGCACTCGGCGCCGCGGTTGCGTTGAGCGCGGCTGGCTGCAGCAGCTCTAAGAGCAGCAGTTCTTCCTCCACCACGGGTGGCGGCTCTTCGACCACCGCCGCTTCGGGCTCGAGCAGCAGCGGCACGCCGCACTACACGAACAACAAGGTCGGCATCCTGCTGCCGGACACCAACTCCTCGCCGCGCTGGGTCAACTCCGACCCGAACGAGCTCAAGACCCAGTGTGCGAGCTACGGCCTGACCTGTGACATCCAGAACGCCAACGGCTCCGCGACCACGCAGACCACCCAGGCGCAGTCGATGCTCAACGAGGGCGTCGGCGTCCTGATGATCGTCAACCTGGACTCCGGCTCGGCCAAGGCGATCGAGGCCCAGGCCCAGGCCAAGGGCGTCGTCACCATCGACTACGACCGCCTGACGCTCGGCGGCAGCGCGCAGTACTACGTGTCCTTCGACAACGTGGCCGTCGGCAAGGCGCAGGGCACCGCCCTGACCAAGTGCTCGCAGGTCCAGGGCAAGACCGCGGTGAAGTACGTCGAGGAGGACGGCGCCGCGACCGACAACAACGCGACGCTGTTCAAGCAGGGCTACGACAGCGTGCTGAGCACCCAGGCGGGCTGGACCCAGGCCGGCGACCAGTCCGGCAACTGGGACAACCCGGCCGGTACCGCCCAGTCGACGTTCCAGAAGCTGCTGCAGGGCGCCCCGAACCTGAACGCGGTCATGGTCGCCAACGACGAGATGGCCAACGCGGTCATCACCGTCCTGAAGCAGCAGGGCCTCAACGGCAAGGTGGCGGTCTCCGGCCAGGACGCGACCGCGACCGGCCTGCAGAACATCCTCACCGGCGACCAGTGCTTCACGATCTACAAGCCGGTCAAGGGCGAGGCCGACGTGGCCGTCAAGCTGGCCAGCCAGATCCTGTCCGGCCAGAAGCCGCAGGCGCCGTCCACGGTCCACGACCCGACCGGCAACCGTGACGTCCCGTCCTACCTGGCGACTCCGGTCGTGGTGGACAAGACCAACATCACCCTGCCGTTCACCGACGGCTACCAGAAGGCCTCCGACGTGTGCACCGGCAACTTCGCCGCTCTGTGCGCGACGGCCGGCATCAAGTAA
- a CDS encoding LysR family transcriptional regulator: MTQLNLHRLSIFLTVVETGGFSAAAQKLYMSQPSVSNHVRNLEQSLQTTLIDRSGPRIRPTAEGEVLVEYARRVFLLTEEAVAAIREVSGVQSGRLEVGGTTTVGTYLLPRLLARFRERHRAIECDIVVGNNGQIVKRLLEGELGLAIVAGQPGAPQLKTETVLDERLLLVAAPGHPLTSTDAPLAPQELAAERFLLREPGSQTRDLQEAALIGWDLDDMAKADMWGPETIKQSVAAGLGISLISEHAIDAEVRDGRLVVLEVDPPLRSRPVVVAYRRDRLLSPAERAFLGLVRGLRTWPASEGAAG; this comes from the coding sequence GTGACGCAGCTGAACTTGCACCGCCTGTCGATCTTCCTGACCGTGGTGGAGACCGGCGGCTTCTCGGCCGCCGCCCAGAAGCTCTACATGAGCCAGCCCTCGGTCTCCAACCACGTCCGCAACCTCGAACAGTCGCTGCAGACCACCCTGATCGACCGCTCCGGCCCCCGCATCCGCCCCACCGCCGAGGGCGAAGTGCTGGTCGAGTACGCACGCCGGGTGTTCCTGCTCACCGAGGAGGCGGTCGCGGCCATCCGCGAGGTCTCCGGCGTCCAGTCCGGCCGCCTGGAGGTCGGCGGCACCACGACCGTCGGCACCTACCTGCTGCCGCGCCTGCTGGCCCGCTTCCGCGAACGCCACCGCGCCATCGAGTGCGACATCGTGGTCGGCAACAACGGCCAGATCGTGAAGCGGCTGCTGGAAGGCGAACTCGGGCTGGCGATCGTCGCCGGCCAACCCGGGGCCCCGCAGCTGAAGACCGAGACGGTCCTGGACGAGCGCCTGCTGCTGGTGGCGGCCCCGGGACACCCCCTGACGAGCACCGACGCCCCGCTGGCCCCCCAGGAACTGGCCGCCGAACGCTTCCTGCTGCGCGAACCCGGCTCCCAGACCCGCGACCTGCAAGAAGCGGCCCTCATCGGCTGGGACCTGGACGACATGGCCAAGGCCGACATGTGGGGCCCGGAGACCATCAAGCAGTCGGTCGCGGCGGGCCTGGGCATATCCCTGATCTCCGAGCACGCCATCGACGCCGAGGTCCGCGACGGACGCCTGGTGGTCCTGGAGGTGGACCCGCCGCTGCGCTCCCGGCCGGTGGTGGTCGCCTACCGGCGCGACCGGCTGCTGTCGCCGGCCGAGCGGGCGTTCCTGGGGTTGGTGCGGGGGCTGCGGACGTGGCCGGCGAGTGAGGGGGCGGCGGGCTGA
- a CDS encoding sugar ABC transporter permease, translating into MSSTTENPTGTATGTAAEAAGSTGAAGTLLAYGRNRIDRARGGELGSAPAVAGLIVLVVFFAIVQNGFLSLYNIANLVTQAAPIIVLAMGLVFVLLLGEIDLSAGTASGVCAALMAVMIVRHSLPWWLAVIAAVITGAVLGFAIGWLRAKVRIPSFVVTLAAFLSFQGVVLMQVGKAGSISLPDQAAKPIITLEGYNNNLMPLWLGWVLLAVVAGGYALVKLRMSVSRRAAGLEAEPPLVTIAKTALMVILGAVFVYLLGENRAIQQNAFFNNLKIEGIPWVVLLLIVLTVGLTFLLSRTRYGRHVYAVGGNDEAARRAGIRVDRIRISVFVVCSLLAAVAGIVQASQLESVASNFGAGNTLLLAVGAAVIGGTSLFGGRGRIMDAVWGGLVVAVIQNGMGDLIKGANSQAWQWIVTGLVLLLAAGFDAASRRVGKGDSR; encoded by the coding sequence ATGAGCAGCACCACCGAGAACCCCACCGGCACCGCGACCGGCACCGCCGCCGAGGCGGCCGGCAGCACCGGCGCGGCCGGCACGCTGCTGGCCTACGGCCGCAACCGCATCGACCGGGCCCGCGGCGGTGAGCTGGGCTCGGCCCCGGCCGTGGCCGGCCTGATCGTCCTGGTCGTCTTCTTCGCGATCGTGCAGAACGGCTTCCTGTCGCTGTACAACATCGCCAACCTGGTCACCCAGGCCGCGCCGATCATCGTGCTGGCCATGGGCCTGGTCTTCGTCCTGCTGCTGGGCGAGATCGACCTGAGCGCGGGCACCGCCTCCGGCGTGTGCGCGGCGCTGATGGCGGTCATGATCGTGCGGCACAGCCTGCCGTGGTGGCTGGCCGTGATCGCCGCCGTCATCACCGGCGCCGTGCTCGGCTTCGCCATCGGCTGGCTGCGCGCCAAGGTGCGCATCCCCTCCTTCGTGGTCACCCTGGCCGCGTTCCTGTCCTTCCAGGGCGTCGTGCTGATGCAGGTCGGCAAGGCCGGCTCGATCTCGCTGCCGGACCAGGCCGCCAAGCCGATCATCACGCTCGAGGGCTACAACAACAACCTGATGCCGCTGTGGCTGGGCTGGGTGCTGCTGGCCGTGGTGGCCGGCGGCTACGCGCTGGTCAAGCTGCGCATGTCGGTCAGCCGCCGGGCCGCCGGCCTGGAGGCCGAGCCGCCCCTGGTCACCATCGCCAAGACGGCGCTGATGGTGATCCTCGGCGCGGTCTTCGTCTACCTGCTCGGCGAGAACCGCGCGATCCAGCAGAACGCGTTCTTCAACAACCTGAAGATCGAGGGCATCCCCTGGGTCGTCCTGCTGCTGATCGTCCTCACCGTCGGCCTGACGTTCCTGCTCAGCCGCACCCGCTACGGCCGGCACGTCTACGCCGTCGGCGGCAACGACGAGGCCGCGCGCCGCGCCGGCATCCGGGTCGACCGGATCCGCATCTCGGTGTTCGTGGTCTGCTCCCTGCTGGCCGCGGTGGCCGGCATCGTGCAGGCCTCGCAGCTGGAGTCGGTGGCCTCGAACTTCGGCGCCGGCAACACCCTGCTGCTGGCCGTCGGTGCCGCCGTCATCGGCGGGACCAGCCTGTTCGGCGGTCGCGGCCGCATCATGGACGCGGTCTGGGGCGGCCTGGTCGTGGCCGTCATCCAGAACGGCATGGGCGACCTGATCAAGGGCGCGAACAGCCAGGCCTGGCAGTGGATCGTCACCGGCCTGGTGCTGCTCCTGGCGGCCGGGTTCGACGCGGCCTCGCGCCGCGTCGGCAAGGGCGACTCGCGCTGA
- a CDS encoding ATP-binding cassette domain-containing protein: MTETTTSTAPRTAGSGEPILQLRSVNKSFGPVHVLRDVNFEAHAGEVTALVGDNGAGKSTLVKCIGGTYSIDSGEYVFEGRDVKVHDPRDAAALGIEIVYQDLALCENLDIVGNMFLGRERVSAWKTLDENTMERLAGETLAGLSVRTVKSLRQQVSSLSGGQRQTVAIAKSVLWNSKVVILDEPTAALGVAQTAQVLELVRRLADRGHAVILISHNMRDVLEVSDRIAALYLGQMAAQVKRSDVTQTQIVELITAGRSGDLGLQPGTNGNGNGNGHAEGGTGIADALAAAEANKTGPTDATPEGGTA, encoded by the coding sequence GTGACGGAAACAACCACGTCCACGGCACCCCGGACGGCGGGATCGGGCGAGCCGATCCTCCAGTTGCGGAGTGTCAACAAATCCTTCGGCCCGGTCCACGTCCTGCGGGACGTGAACTTCGAGGCCCACGCCGGTGAGGTCACCGCGCTGGTCGGCGACAACGGCGCCGGCAAGTCCACGCTGGTCAAGTGCATCGGTGGCACGTACTCCATCGACAGCGGCGAGTACGTGTTCGAGGGCCGCGACGTCAAGGTGCACGACCCCCGCGACGCGGCGGCGCTGGGCATCGAGATCGTCTACCAGGACCTCGCACTGTGCGAGAACCTGGACATCGTCGGCAACATGTTCCTGGGCCGCGAGCGCGTCTCCGCCTGGAAGACGCTGGACGAGAACACCATGGAGCGCCTGGCCGGGGAGACCCTGGCCGGCCTGTCGGTGCGCACCGTGAAGTCGCTGCGCCAGCAGGTCTCCAGCCTGTCCGGCGGCCAGCGGCAGACCGTGGCGATCGCCAAGTCGGTGCTGTGGAACTCCAAGGTCGTCATCCTCGACGAGCCGACCGCCGCGCTCGGCGTGGCCCAGACCGCGCAGGTCCTGGAGCTGGTGCGCCGGCTGGCCGACCGCGGCCACGCGGTCATCCTGATCTCGCACAACATGCGCGACGTGCTCGAGGTCTCCGACCGGATCGCCGCGCTGTACCTGGGCCAGATGGCCGCGCAGGTCAAGCGCTCGGACGTGACCCAGACCCAGATCGTCGAGCTGATCACCGCCGGCCGCTCCGGGGACCTGGGCCTGCAGCCCGGCACCAACGGCAACGGCAACGGCAACGGCCACGCCGAGGGCGGCACCGGCATCGCCGACGCCCTGGCCGCCGCCGAGGCCAACAAGACCGGCCCGACCGACGCGACTCCCGAGGGGGGCACGGCATGA
- a CDS encoding alanine--glyoxylate aminotransferase family protein — MTANPGSPLVLLNPGPACTTDRVRAALGRGDWCHREPEFSQLLASIRSGLTRVLNVGDTHEAIVVTGSGTSAMEMAVISAVRAGRSILVVRNGVYGDRLARIAEVNGITVHSVSGEWTEPADPEAVRAALAEHPDVDAVAVVQHETTTGMINPVGAIGRIARQAGVLMLVDAISATAIEDEGHEDLSADIICGTANKGLHGLPGISFILCSDKGIQRLAQVPVRSLYLNANTYLTGQRKGDVPFTPAVQVCFALDEAIKELEERGGVAARVAEYKERAGLVRAGLERLGLRVLIPEQHRSNSISMIYLPEGITYTELHDALKDEGFVIYAGQGDLAKTFFRVSTMGELPPATLERFLAALETSIAKIRAGR; from the coding sequence ATGACAGCGAATCCCGGCAGCCCCCTGGTCCTTCTCAACCCCGGCCCGGCGTGCACGACCGACCGCGTCCGCGCCGCCCTGGGGCGCGGCGACTGGTGCCACCGCGAGCCGGAGTTCTCTCAGCTGCTGGCCTCGATCCGCTCCGGCCTGACCCGGGTGCTGAACGTCGGCGACACCCACGAGGCGATCGTCGTCACCGGCTCGGGGACCTCGGCGATGGAGATGGCCGTGATCAGCGCGGTGCGCGCCGGACGCTCGATCCTGGTGGTGCGCAACGGCGTCTACGGCGACCGGCTGGCCCGCATCGCCGAGGTCAACGGGATCACGGTGCACTCGGTGAGCGGCGAGTGGACCGAGCCGGCCGACCCCGAGGCGGTGCGCGCGGCGCTGGCCGAGCACCCGGACGTGGACGCCGTCGCGGTGGTGCAGCACGAGACCACCACCGGCATGATCAACCCGGTCGGGGCCATCGGCCGGATCGCGCGGCAGGCCGGGGTCCTGATGCTGGTGGACGCGATCAGCGCCACCGCGATCGAGGACGAGGGCCACGAGGACCTGTCCGCCGACATCATCTGCGGCACCGCGAACAAGGGACTGCACGGCCTGCCCGGCATCTCCTTCATCCTGTGCTCGGACAAGGGGATCCAGCGCCTCGCTCAGGTACCGGTCCGCTCCCTGTACCTGAACGCGAACACCTACCTCACCGGCCAGCGCAAGGGCGACGTCCCGTTCACCCCGGCCGTCCAGGTGTGCTTCGCCCTGGACGAGGCCATCAAGGAGCTGGAGGAGCGCGGCGGCGTCGCGGCGCGCGTGGCGGAGTACAAGGAGCGGGCCGGGCTGGTACGCGCCGGCCTGGAGCGCCTCGGCCTGCGAGTCCTCATCCCCGAGCAGCACCGGTCGAACTCGATCTCGATGATCTACCTGCCCGAGGGCATCACGTACACCGAGCTGCACGACGCCCTCAAGGACGAGGGCTTCGTCATCTACGCCGGCCAGGGCGACCTGGCGAAGACCTTCTTCCGGGTCTCCACGATGGGCGAACTGCCGCCGGCGACACTGGAGCGGTTCCTGGCGGCGCTGGAAACGTCCATCGCGAAGATCCGCGCCGGTCGCTGA
- a CDS encoding pentapeptide repeat-containing protein has product MTHRTERADLAADCANCFALCCVGLAFTASQDFAVDKSAGTPCPNLAADDRCSIHAGLRGRGFKGCTVYDCFGAGQKLSQETFGGVSWREAPQTAPRMFAALPVMRQLHEMLWYLAEAETLASASALRTELLWSAEETERLARAPLDDLLALDLSAHRAGISELLSEVSSLMRAGIGAGRKKDRRGADLIGARLTGADLRGADLRGAYLIGADLAGADLRRADLIGADLRDANLAGADLTGAIFVTQTQLNAALGDAGTRIPDGLTRPSHWQ; this is encoded by the coding sequence TTGACGCACCGTACCGAACGCGCCGATCTCGCGGCCGACTGCGCGAACTGCTTCGCCCTGTGCTGTGTGGGGCTGGCGTTCACGGCGTCCCAGGACTTCGCCGTCGACAAGTCCGCCGGGACGCCGTGCCCCAACCTCGCCGCCGACGACCGCTGCTCGATCCACGCCGGACTGCGTGGCCGCGGCTTCAAGGGCTGCACGGTCTACGACTGCTTCGGTGCCGGCCAGAAGCTGTCCCAGGAGACGTTCGGCGGCGTGTCCTGGCGCGAGGCACCCCAGACGGCGCCGCGGATGTTCGCGGCGCTGCCGGTGATGCGCCAGCTGCACGAGATGCTGTGGTACCTGGCCGAGGCCGAGACCCTGGCCTCGGCCTCGGCGCTGCGCACGGAACTACTGTGGTCGGCCGAGGAGACCGAACGCCTCGCCCGGGCGCCGCTGGATGATTTGTTGGCGCTGGACCTCTCGGCGCACCGGGCCGGCATCAGCGAGCTGCTCTCCGAGGTCAGCTCCCTGATGAGGGCCGGCATCGGGGCGGGGCGGAAGAAGGACCGGCGCGGAGCGGACCTGATCGGCGCCCGGCTGACCGGCGCCGATCTGCGCGGGGCCGACCTGCGCGGCGCCTACCTGATCGGCGCCGACCTCGCCGGCGCCGATCTGCGGCGCGCCGACTTGATCGGCGCGGACCTGCGTGATGCGAACCTGGCCGGCGCGGATCTGACCGGCGCGATCTTCGTGACGCAGACGCAGCTGAACGCGGCGCTCGGCGATGCCGGGACGAGGATCCCCGACGGGCTGACGCGGCCTTCGCACTGGCAGTGA
- a CDS encoding ROK family protein: MRARKGFTYGVTQEELRRHNLSTLLRYVHQHGPTSRAVLTASMSLNRSTIGALTADLSSAGLVEEELPGQNLGAGRPSLVVVPRAAHVYALAYQIGVDFLVAARVGLGGQVLDRRELYRPRGDYDLEDVMGHLERFTGELLASEGIPAGALCAGVGAAVPAAVRSADGMLRFVPNMNWDDWGDAPLGDILHRRLMETFGIDAPVAVGNDADLGALAERTRGAAVGCDDLVYVIGEVGVGAGVIAGGEAMSGHDGYAGEVGHMVVNPSGRLCRCGARGCWETEIGEPAILAAAGHVDGRRPTVVELVAEAAMGDEKSVRALEHIGGWIALGVANIVTIFNPEMVIFGGLFGDVFPGIEGQIRTNLLSGSLGVVREGVRLVTPGLGADSTLIGAAEKAFEPLLADPLGFVHQQALSGGRGAVAG, from the coding sequence ATGAGGGCCCGCAAGGGGTTCACCTACGGAGTGACCCAGGAGGAGCTGCGCCGGCACAACCTGTCGACCCTCTTGCGCTATGTCCACCAGCACGGGCCCACCTCGCGGGCCGTGCTCACCGCGAGCATGAGCCTGAACCGCTCGACGATCGGCGCGCTGACCGCCGACCTGTCCTCGGCCGGCCTGGTCGAGGAGGAACTGCCCGGGCAGAACCTCGGCGCCGGCCGGCCGTCGCTGGTCGTGGTGCCCAGGGCCGCGCACGTGTACGCCCTGGCCTACCAGATCGGGGTCGACTTCCTCGTCGCGGCCCGGGTGGGCCTGGGCGGCCAGGTGCTCGACCGGCGCGAGCTGTACCGCCCGCGCGGCGACTACGACCTCGAAGACGTCATGGGGCACCTGGAGCGGTTCACCGGTGAACTGCTCGCCTCCGAGGGCATCCCCGCCGGCGCCCTGTGCGCCGGCGTCGGGGCCGCGGTCCCGGCCGCCGTCCGCTCCGCCGACGGCATGCTGCGCTTCGTCCCCAACATGAACTGGGACGACTGGGGCGACGCCCCCCTCGGCGACATCCTGCACCGCCGCCTGATGGAGACCTTCGGCATCGACGCACCCGTCGCCGTCGGCAACGACGCCGACCTCGGCGCCCTGGCCGAACGCACCCGCGGCGCCGCGGTGGGCTGCGACGACCTGGTCTACGTCATCGGCGAGGTCGGCGTCGGCGCCGGGGTGATCGCCGGTGGCGAGGCCATGTCCGGCCACGACGGCTACGCCGGCGAGGTCGGGCACATGGTGGTCAACCCCTCCGGCCGGCTGTGCCGCTGCGGCGCGCGCGGTTGCTGGGAGACCGAGATCGGTGAGCCGGCCATCCTGGCCGCCGCCGGCCACGTCGACGGCCGCCGGCCCACCGTGGTCGAACTGGTCGCCGAGGCGGCCATGGGCGATGAGAAGTCGGTGCGGGCTCTGGAGCACATCGGCGGCTGGATCGCCCTGGGCGTGGCGAACATCGTGACGATCTTCAACCCCGAGATGGTGATCTTCGGCGGGCTGTTCGGCGACGTGTTCCCCGGCATCGAGGGGCAGATCCGGACGAACCTGCTGTCGGGGAGCCTGGGCGTGGTGCGCGAGGGCGTGCGCCTGGTGACGCCGGGACTCGGTGCCGACTCCACGCTGATCGGGGCCGCGGAGAAGGCTTTCGAGCCGCTGCTGGCCGACCCGCTGGGGTTCGTGCATCAGCAGGCGCTGTCCGGCGGGCGGGGAGCGGTGGCGGGCTGA